The following coding sequences are from one Gemmatimonadaceae bacterium window:
- the hflX gene encoding GTPase HflX, translated as MTEHLEELGELVDTAGGIVVGQLTQQVDRPNPATYLGKGKVEELQQLIIDTDASLVIFDDELTPAQGKNVEDATGKRVMDRAELILDIFATRARSSEAKMQVELAQLQYMLPRLMRMWSHLEKFRGGIGVRGPGETQLETDRRLINNRIKLLKHRLGEVHKSRVTQRTSRRNQFRASLVGYTNAGKSSVLKGLSGAEAVFIEDRLFATLDPLTREIFLAENTSLLLTDTVGFIRKLPHNLVASFRATLEEVAEADLLLHVIDVSHPQWEEQRAVVDEVLAELGARATPVLHVFNKMDRVPQHDVGAVQERLSRLMPGSVFVSATVEGGLDPLLRTLLATARLRRPVAEIRLPLSDGKMLAEVHREAEVVEQTHEGAELVIRARLGEALAGRLRRAGALVTDGA; from the coding sequence ATGACCGAGCACCTCGAAGAACTGGGGGAACTGGTGGACACCGCGGGCGGAATCGTCGTCGGCCAGCTGACGCAGCAGGTTGATCGACCCAATCCAGCCACCTATCTCGGTAAGGGTAAGGTGGAGGAGCTGCAGCAACTCATCATTGACACAGATGCGTCGCTTGTGATTTTTGACGACGAGTTGACTCCGGCTCAGGGCAAGAACGTCGAGGACGCCACAGGGAAGCGGGTGATGGATCGCGCCGAACTGATCCTCGACATTTTTGCGACTCGCGCGCGATCGAGCGAGGCGAAAATGCAGGTTGAGCTGGCTCAGCTTCAGTACATGCTCCCGCGGCTGATGCGGATGTGGAGCCATCTCGAAAAATTCCGTGGCGGAATCGGCGTTCGCGGTCCGGGTGAAACTCAGCTCGAGACGGACCGCCGTCTCATAAACAATCGGATCAAGCTGCTGAAGCATCGCCTCGGCGAGGTTCACAAGTCGCGTGTCACTCAGAGGACGTCGCGACGGAACCAGTTCCGGGCGTCGCTCGTTGGATACACCAACGCCGGCAAGTCATCGGTTCTGAAGGGACTCTCAGGGGCCGAGGCGGTTTTCATTGAGGACCGGCTATTCGCAACCCTCGATCCGCTGACGCGGGAGATATTTCTCGCGGAGAACACCTCGCTTCTGTTGACCGATACAGTCGGGTTTATCCGAAAACTGCCTCACAATCTGGTGGCGTCGTTTCGCGCCACCCTCGAGGAAGTGGCCGAGGCCGATCTGTTGCTTCACGTTATCGACGTCAGTCATCCTCAATGGGAAGAACAACGGGCAGTGGTTGATGAAGTTCTCGCGGAGCTCGGGGCCCGAGCGACCCCGGTGCTGCATGTGTTCAACAAGATGGACCGCGTGCCTCAACATGACGTTGGTGCCGTCCAGGAGAGGCTATCGCGACTGATGCCGGGCTCGGTTTTCGTCTCTGCAACGGTTGAAGGGGGACTCGACCCATTGCTGCGAACACTTCTGGCGACAGCGAGATTGAGACGGCCAGTAGCCGAAATCCGACTCCCGCTCTCTGACGGGAAGATGCTGGCCGAAGTTCATCGCGAAGCCGAAGTAGTCGAGCAGACTCATGAAGGAGCGGAGCTCGTGATTCGCGCGCGGCTGGGCGAGGCGCTGGCGGGACGGCTGAGACGGGCAGGAGCACTGGTGACGGATGGGGCGTAA